AAATTCTACACAATTTTGTCGATATCTGCGAGCATACACAAGTCAAACAGCACCTGTGATATAAAATATCCAGCGTCCAGTAACAATTTCTCATGGTCACATTTGGACCTGAGTCATCTACTTAACAAATTCCTTTCATTTCTGAGCACATCGTCTAACTCAGCTGCATATTTCAGTTGAAATGATGCTGCCGaaagagaggagacacagaggtgTGGGAGCATCAACACACTGGGACAGCATGAGGGTTTATTTAGGAGCATTTATTCCATAAATGTAacattcaattcaaatcaaGGCAGAGAATGCAGCAGGTGAAATGCTTTTACATGATATTATGTCCTTATTTTTCACTGAGATCTGTGTagattttctatttttaaccCCCCCAAAAATTACTTTACTTGTTATCAcatatgggttttttttaattattagatGCAATTTACAATTAGGAACAGAAAAAAATCCAATGATGAAGAGAGCACAGCTGGAACCTGGAGATGCTCGTTTATGCTGAAGggatctttgttgttgttgttgttgttgtttttacttcagTAGCTTCACAGTAAAGTGTCAGGAGGCTGCAGCGCTTCTGCTTCTTCCTtgcctgagccacagacactggtgtgtttgtgtgttcttctCTGAACAGCACTCTGCAGAAGCTCTGTGCCACTaaaactctctcacacacacacacacacacacacaaactgctgaTCCCATAGAACATGTTGGTAATTAATCTGAAACATCTTCAGTACAAACTCTAACACCTTATTACCATTTGGATATATGAGTTTTACTGCAGTAATATGCATTTCTGCTATTATTTGTAACTccaatgccccccccccccctccatcatATTcagcctccccctcctccaacCCCTGCTGGAGCATCTTTCTGACCCAATGAGGCCCCCTACGGGTACAGGCGCACTGGTGCTGCACTGAGCAGGTGCACAGACATggcagtcctttttttttttttttttttttcattttgaagtcATTTGACCCATTTTGCAGGCAGCTCCCTCCCTCGCATGTACTTCTTCTCTGTGCTTGAGGAGATGATGAGGTGTTCGGGCTCTTTGCTGCCAGGAAAGGAAGACTGTGATAGTCATGTAAACAAAAGCATAAATCACGAATCAGGTTTCAAAAAGAAACAACGATGAGCTTCCAGTAAATGTtctcaaaaacataaatatatatgaagAGAAACTGACCTGGTGACTCCTGACATTTGCTGTCACATTCGTTGCAGCTTCCtctttggtcacgtgcagatgCAGATACTTCatatgtttcatttcatttaactcatgttgtttgttgttgttgtgaaggaCACTGACTGAGTTAAGGCTTTCACTGGAAAATCTCACTTCAGCTCCATTGTTCACTCTCACCGAAGTGAATTAATGTGCACCACATTTATCCCCCTGTCCTATTGCGCCACTCAgtggtctctctctcccccctctctcgctctctctctctctctctctaactttGAAATAGAAACAGTGGCAGTTTTAATTGGCTGCAGCGGActctccttgttttttttcaagtgcGATGGTGATTATATGCTCTCAAGATCCATAACAATATCATAAAACAGCAGTGGCGCGCTCAAAGACACAgtttgctgtggtgtgtgtgtccgcGTGTGTTCATTAAGGAGGAAACACGCGTGTGGTCGCTCGTGGTCATTTGAGGTGGAGGAGAAACCACACACGGACACGTTTGCAGGACATTTGCATGAGGAAAACGCTGCATGACGCCCATCCGCAGACCTCTGCTTCCATCTAGTGGCAGCTCGCCGCCACTATTActacctctccctccctctccatccctccatcactctctcctctcccatTTAATATCGGCACTGTGGCGAATCTAATCTGGATCTCCTTTAAGGCAATAAAAGCCCGATAGCTTCCTTTTAAATGAAACGCGCCGCCTATTATGGCTCTGAAATCCTCGTTTATTTTCGCGATGTGCATGATAGAGgacaaaaaaatgattcatgTCGAGGTTCAAATGGGCAGGATGACGAAGATCCATGGTGTCCCAAGTGCACATTTCCTCAAGTATTGTATTCCAAGGTATATAATATCGTTATCCACGCAGGTTGAACTATGCTGCATGCCAAGATGCTTTTGCTTTAATGTCGCACTGCTTTATCCCTTCAAGCAGCCAAAAGCAATTTCCGATAAATCTGACCCTGTTGCTGAGCCGGTGGAGAGGTACAGTGTAATTTTCTGCTACGTTAATGACAAAACGGGAGTGCGAAGAGAAAACTGTGCACCGTGAAAGTTTACTGCAGATGCCTTCACACAgccagtcctttttttttttaaaaaactccaGCGTTGCAGCTTTTATTTCTCACGCGTAAATCCACTGTGTTTCCAGTGGCTGTGCATATTTACGCATTTCCACTAAACACTTGCCTCCacactcagtttttttttgttccccaaAAAACACGATCTCCTCAAAAtaaatttaacaaataaataaaaacaaacatctgctttaaaataaattgacCTCCAACTATGGAACTATAGGTATGTGATGTCCATGGAAAGCATGATCACACTTGGCTGCAGTGTCTTTTCAGTGCGTAAAATCCATTTAAGTGGTGTCAAGTAATTAATTTCTTTTTACACCtgaagtggtaaaaaaaaatcctaactGAGGAAGAATCGTGTCAAATATTTTCCATGCATCTATTTTAGAAGGGAAAAATGCTGGGCCTGCGCTTTCCAGGGACCCAAAGCAAACAAGGAAGAACACTGTCTggaattaaaaatactttttcgCTCTGTGACCATCCACTTTTTTTGGAGAGAGACAATAATCAGCCTTTGACTTTGGAGAATGGTGGGATGGAGGGAGAAGAGCAATGAGAGGGCTGTTGTTGGCATAGCTCTATCAAGGAAGAAGGACTCCCTGTTATCTGTGAATGGGGCTTCTTTTTTTGGCCCGAATAGATATAGCACGAATTTTTAATTCGTTTTTCTTTCAGAGACAACAATGCTTTATTTGAACGCTTGATACAAATTGGGGGTTTGTGAGAGATCCTCTTTCTCCTCGTCCGAGCTGCAGCTGCCCATATGGGATACAACGTGTGCAGCAAAGATCACAATGGCACCAAGTGACAGGCGGGACAAAAAGACCAAGGATGCGTCTCCCTGACTCTGAACAGCACCGAGAAACTCTGTCAGTCTCTCTATCTGCACTGTTTGCATCCTCAGCCCTGCCTGCTGCTCGTTACCATGCACGCCCCTGACATCCTGCAGCACCAGGCAGGCCTGCATGGGCGTTTGTCTCCGTGTTGTGTACTGTATTATGCAATGATAGAGTCTGAGAACCGCCCCCCGTGAGAGTGGCACAAAAATCTCAGGGTAAATATCCTGACCACTGTTCTGCTTAAAGATTATTTTGTTGCCCTATTTTTTTAACGATTGAAAACATAAAGCAGAGTTGATTAAACTCCAATCACACAGATTATAAATAGTTTGTATCACTGCTAATAATCACAATTTTAACAGCGCGCACTGCGGATCATATCATATTCCTCCTCACGTCACTTTCCCATAATACCAGTTTTATCCTTCCCTTCTTTATAGagttataaataaaagttaaaaaaaaaagcccgaTATGACCACGTCGCTGATTTATTTGACCTTACAAGCTCCAACCAGCGGTGGAACACAAAACCTGTCTGTCAGGGACAAATTGAGTCTGTGTCGCCCACAAAAGCAGTAGCCCCTTGAGACTCAATTCGGTAAATAATTAGCAAATCTGCCCAATTTAGCTGTTTGTTCAGTGATGATAGGGGCGACGCTGACATCTGTTGTGAGATTTTTTTGTCCCGGGACAAACACGCTGCATAGATTTCTCTACCTGGTTATCATATTTACCCAAGATATTGACTGGAGTCAGATAATCTGCAGTGCGAGTCACTGGGGAGCCActtgtgctgctttttttttttttttttgctttgtctaATATGATGAAATATAATTCAACAATAGGGAATCGCTGCTGACGCGTTATTTAAATCATatataaaatgtctttattaggTTAAAGCCACTGCGTAGTTTTCACAGGCCGTGGTTAAACAAAGAAGGCTCGCGAGCCATCGATTATTCCTGCTCTATTTGCAGTTAAGCGCGGAACAAgataacaaaacatttattgcaactgcaggtttttttttctctcccccttttcCACTTTGCACCCAGTGCCGGGAGTGGTTTGGGGGAAACTGACAAAAAGGAGAGCTTTTGACTCAACAGCTTCTTATGTGGAGAAGCCCTCTTATATTAAGTAAGTGGATTTTAGCCTCGTTTTCACAAGTGACTTTAGCCTCTTTATTATTGAGGTGTTCagagtttagaaaaaaaatattccccGGATTAATTTGACTAAATAGGAGAAAAGGCTGAAGTGCGCTGGAGATTTATTCCCATAGTCCAGCTCCATTCTCTGCCCTAATATAGTGTTTTGGATGTGCGCATTTCATTATAGCGCTCAGCGATGTCTTTTCAGTCATAAATGACACTTATATAAACCAAAGCTCGTTTCAGAAACAcagcattttattaaaaaaaagtccttatccaaaaaaaaataaggatatTTAGCCATCACTGCGAGGCTACACTGTTATTTACATGTGTAATTTAAAACGGCAGTCAAATCACtcccttgtttttttgtttttttaattcttgtaaatttggaaatatatatgtatatatatatatttatatatgggCCGATGTTCAGCTTTACGCCCCCCAAAAGTTCTCTAGATTGCCAACATTTGCCACAGGAaatttacaggaaataaaaaccaAAGGAAAAAATAGCTGAAAAGTTGCCAGTGTTTATTCATGGCCATAAATATTTTTTCGGTCCATAAAAGAAGCAAGAAATTTAAATTTCTATAATTATAAAGTGGTTCGTACGTGCTGATAATAACACGAAGGgacaaaagggggggggggggggagaaaaataaGAGGAAAACATCTCTACAACCAACACACAACATACtttacaaaaaggaaaaaaataattcacaagAAGAGCATTGACATTCTGAATAAAATCTATAAGGGAGAGGTTTGGACCCAGTTCTCTTAACGAAAACATGTAAACACGGCGCACACATGAGCCCCGAATAAAAAtggtagtatatatatatgagtcaagctgcaaaaatgaaaagtcttttgtttttttgtgtgttttattttcttttttctctctctctctcgctctctttgcTCTGTGGTGAAACTCCCTATCGTGCCTCCATAAGCCAAGTCTCTATCATTTCTCTCACCAAGTCCACTGTTGCGTTTGCACCAAGTGATGTGCTGTGGGGAACTGTGGCGTGGCCGCGGCGCTGTACTGCGCGTTATACTGCATGTGTTGGAGTGACTGGGCACTGTAAGCAGAGAAGGGGATCCCGGCCTGAAAAGTGGCCGCCAAGTCCTGAGCTTTAAGAGTGTGACAAGGCTTTCCATCCCTGACTAAGACGGGCACGGCCACCCGCCTGGGAGAAGGGAGGTGGGTCACTTCCATACCTTTCTCGGCCCGGGCTCTCTTCATCTTATACCGGTGGTTCTGGAACCAGATCTTCACCTGGGTCGGGGTGAGGCGGATCAGACTGGCCAGGTGCTCCCTCTCCGGAGCGGACAGGTACCTCTGCTGCCTGAAGCGGCGCTCCAGCTCGTAGGTCTGCGCCTTGGAAAACAACACCCTCCTTTTCCGCTTCTTGCCGGAGtcgctgccgccgctgctggaAGTCTCCTTGTCGTTGTCCGGCGATTCGTCGTCTGCGGACGGCTCCGGGGACTTGGCCGAGTCCTGAGAGCTGGCGGAGAGGCCGTGCACTGCGGCAAGAAACGGGAGAAACACTGTcaaaatgttatgttgttaAGTTCTCAGgggacatttattattattattattattattattattattacaacacaaacacaagcacacatttaaaaaaaagtttacatgCATCGGAAATGAATCGATTAAAAACTGGATTACATAAcgattttacaacatttttataAGAAATAATATAAAGCGTggctgaataataaaataaaaaggcctTTTTGGCTGTTTTGGAACACTTTTTGTGCGTTttcatatgaaaaaaaagcccaagaaaataattgtttagCCCAGATTTCCACATGCAGCTCGAGTCAGTGAAGCATTAAAAGATTCATTGTCTGCGCGTAAATCCCCACAGAATGCAGTcctacatttcacacacacacacacacacacacacacacacacacacacacacacacacacacacactgctgttgcTCTCTCTGACTATAACTCCTTTCGCTTTTTTTTCCAACCAACGTGATCAAATTCTCACATCGAGCTGAGCCTAAACATTGCATGCATTTGCTGGGCTGTTAAGACACCGAGCTCgtgcacagagcagcagcagcagcagcggaaaGACGATGCAGTCAAATGCATCGTTAATGTGGAATATAGGAAGCTGCAAGAACATCCATTATGGCCTAATGTAAGCGCATATAACATGAAAATAGCACTCAAGTCATCATCGGCGACTGCAGCCAGGATTGTGTGACAATATACTTACATGAATATTGAATGCTGTCCGTGGTAGCAAGCCATCGCGTGTAAGGATTGTCACTGCTGTCATAAAAGGGGTTCTTTAAAGGCAGATTCTGAACGTTTTCCAGAGGACTTTGCACCAAAACTCCAGTGGTTTTTGTCGTGGACGTGGTCTCCGAACCCTCCGTGTCCTCCTCCGCTCCGGTGATAGATCCGTCTTCGTCATTTGTGTCAGGAAGGTCCAAAATGTCCTTTACAGAAAAGCCCGTCTTTGTGTTGGTCAACGACATATTCTGGTGAGGGGGGGGAAATATGCAGGGAAAAGTTGCTGCACCAGCTTTTCGGACAATCCGGCtgtttttgaaacaaacaaacagggggaaaaaagaaataaagcagaggCGATGGTTCAGGAGAAATGAGACGAGTACGAGTCGCTCTACGCTGAGATAGAGTCAAAGCAGCCACTGTGGATCACCACTGCCTGAGCAAGTGGCAGTGGATTCAGTCTCTGTAAGTCCAGGAAGGATGCCAAAGTGGCTGAAGTGCTATGTGTGGCTCATGGATACTGCGCTGCTGCTGGGTGCTAGAGGGAAATAAGCCATTACCTTGTCCGATCAGTCCATATAAGGTTGGTCTCAACACATGAACCTGCAGtgaaaaagcattaaaaaccgCGAAAGGTTGGCCACGTGTGGGCGGGTCTTAGGAGTCAAGTGGATGAAGACAGTGTTTGCAGATGTGAAATTGTGGGTTTTGGGGAGATCCGAGCCTCTACCATTGGTGCTTCAGAGCATGATGAGTGGTATAACGTGTCAATTAATTACAAAGACGGGGAGGGTCTTTTTTTACCACCCTATTTACATACAAAGAACCTCCAAGTAGCTTTATACtctcaaaaagacatttttaacataTTGCTTCTTCTGAAGCTGTTGCCCCCGCCCACTCACACACTTTacttacacattttttttttacccatgcaTGAAAATAACTCGATTTTGAGATTTAGTGCAtgaatattttattgttgtataaTCGATTGGAACCGAGTAAGAGCAGCTTTTGTTCAAATATTCGCGGGGATAATTTATGTAAACcttttgtgtcaatatttttgcCAGGGCTTAAGGACAAGAGGCTGTGTTGAAAGTGAAGCAGGAATCTGTTTGTTTGAAAACGCTAAGCAAGTATTTAAGGCAGTGGGCCTATCCAAATGAGTTAGGTTAGTGATAATGAGGcctataaaaacaacaacaacaacaataataataataataataataataataataacaccctgtagctaataataataacaataatgataataataataataataataataacaatgatgataatgaagAAGTCTCGTGTTTACGGACATGTATTAAAAGCAATaggtttgtgtctgtttgtttaattttgccattattttatataaatgaatcattttcttGACCGTTTTTTCTGTCCTCAATAAATCTCATGATGGCAGCGCATCctaatatttgttttctgcttgtGTGGAGCCTCCTTTAAAGTGCTCCagtttgcttttttccccctcctgtgGAAATCCGAGTATCATTGTTGCTTACTTTATTTTCCTCCCCTTCAAGACTTTTCCTTTCGTTCTGCTCCCTCTGCCTCCCATCCAGTATGTGATGTGGGTGACAATGTTTCACGTTTTTTTAAAGCGAGTCCTCTGCGCATCCTGGGTGGTCGGACCCGggcaaacacaaatacaaaccgATTGCTAAGCTGCAGACAATGGGGGAAATGTAGACAAATGTCCGGCTCCTGTTGGAAGCTTTTGTCCGGCCGCagtttttgcatttatttcaggGGCGAAATAATAGATGATTGACGCCCCGTGCACAATGCTTTCTAACTGTTTGGAATAAATCTGAGGTTGTTCCTAGTTGTCATGGCATTCAACTGCTTTCAATGGACTATCTCTTCATTCAATTCCTGGGCCCTTCCACAATATTAAGGAAAGTCCTTcatctcagcacacacacatacacacacacgcagacagccTCCTTATCGAAGGAAAGCTATGGATAAGACATATATTAAATTAATGTAATTGTttgataaataattattattttttactatattattattattatttctgttattgttttctgaTGCTTTTATTATAACTAAAAAGGTAAAATGTGCTATTTTGACAACCATTTTCTAGCCCAACTTCCGGATGGTCTCTGGTGCAACCCTCGTGCACCTGACTCACAGGCCCGAGTTAAATATTTCACCAGACTGGCAGAATTAATCACAAGTCTCAACATCCCACAAAGGCTCCATTGAGCAGAACGGGGCTGTGTGGACAAACTGGAGCTGCGTCTGAGTCTCTATAAGGGGGAGAGAGGTTACTGACCTGATGCACTAAATCCGACATGTGCGGGGACAAGCAAGTCCGCGCGCAGGAGACTACCCCACAGAGCTTTACGCACGGCGGAGGACACAGCCACACTGCAGCCTCTGTGCGCAGCCACCTCACCGGGAAACTCACTCGGTCCATGCAGGACATGAATTCACCGAGACTTATTTATGTGTTGGTGTGTCAGAGCACGCAGGGGCCTGTCGCTCGTgtcactctctgctctgctttgctgcatgtgtgtggtggCGCAGTGACACGGGGGGAGTCACCGTGGGCCACAATCGGTGGCGGTGCATGGGCGCGCGCACTGGGCTGCAGACTGTGGCCAGTGGCCGGGGATGTATTATTTGATCAACTGAGCCGAGGGTTTCGGCAAGAAGAGGTAAATGTGCACAGGCTAAGTGGACGCACTCCACTTGGAGAGCCTATCGCTCTCTGTTTACCTGTTTACTTTCTCAGGTAGTTCAAACAGGCCGCGTGCCTTTTCGCTCTGACAGTGGCCATGCAGTGACCAGAGCGGGACGAGCTAACGGGACCAACACTGGCAAATGTTCATATTATATAGTCTAAGTAAATCAGCTCAGATTGCGTTCAGGCTGCAATTATACGCAGTCATGGGAAATTCATTTAGTGTAAGACAACCTGGCAGGTGTCTGAGTGTCTGTTTGAACCAAATGGAGCGTTATCGAAGTTATTGTtgtctattgttattattattaataataatgttattaataattACGAGTCAGAATAATGTGTAATTATTTGGCACGGCCAACGCTTTTATGgcgtttttatttataatttttaagttgtaaaaagtaactATGTCGTTTTTAATAACcccagaaagtgtgtgtgtgtgtgtgtgtgtgtgtgtgtgtgtgtgtgcgcgcgctggGAGGTGTTAAGCGAGGGAAGATGGACTAAAGAAAGGGCCTCAGAGCTGCAGATGCGTCAGGATTTAAAGGACAATGCGGATTCCCACCAGCCGCTTATCTGAGTCCAGTTGACACCAAATCTTCACATCCGACACTGAAACAATACTTTGTTGTTATATTTCTCACCGAAACGCACGGTTGACTCGTGCGTAAAACTGCACACGCGCCACATTCATCTCTTTTATGTGATCACTGCTGCTGTAATTGTGCTATCACCATTTTCGCCTGTGCTCCATTTCTAATATTATAAGCAACAGAGCTGACTGACTCATTATTAAAGCTCGTTACATTTTCCCCTCTGATTCCAGCTTTGCAATCAAACgtacagaggggggaaaaaaggaaaaaacaattaatttttCGGATGAAGCCCCCAAAAACGGGCCCCGTCTGATTAATGATAATTCCCTCCTAAAAATTCAAGCCCACGATTGTTGCCAAATAAGTGAAGAAAGAGCTTTTTATATTCCTGATTAAATAAATCTTTCGATTGAATGCACAAATACGAAAATGCCGCAGGAGAATCCATAATAATGTTGATCAGTGCTTCCCTTTAATCGCTGAATTTCAGCGTGTTTTGACGCCTCAGGCAGGGGGTTAGTCTTTGATAAAGGTAACCCCGTCTGCCTCAGGGTGTCCATGATAAATGTACAGAGTGACAAGACTGATTTCCTCCCTCTATGATTAAAAGCCTATATATAATATGCAGGTAAAGCCGAGTCCGGTTTATTTATGGGGCTAAGCCATGGCCCGAGGAGACTTGGCTTCAGGGTAAATCATTTTGGAAGCCGTttgctttctttcatttttttctcttccttttaCAGAAATCCAGCCACCTTTTCCTCCCGGGCAAAAAAACGTCTTTATTCGTCTCTCTTCCTCTAATGATTAAACATGTCACGGCGAGATTATAGCAGTGCGCCCATGCCCCGAAGAGAtgccttcatttgttaaacCACCAGTTTATTTGTAATGGTGAATTTCATGCCACGCTGTGCCATTCGCCttaatctttttttcctctctttcttccttgTAAGACGAATTGCTAAAAAgaggtttattattttttaatcacttcCCATTTCGGTATCGCACTGACCTGCATGtgcagggaggagggaggaggaaagaaaatggCTCGAATCCCTGAAAGTTGTTAACATAAATCAAAAGAGACAATTAATAACTGTAAGGGTGTTAAAACATTATTGATGCCtcttaaataaacatgtaaacaaatgaataaattacaATGAATCATAATAAATCATGCTCTCCAGCCAGGAGAGCACGATCTGGCCTCGTCTCCATGGCACAAGTACGCTCA
This genomic interval from Solea solea chromosome 18, fSolSol10.1, whole genome shotgun sequence contains the following:
- the nkx2.2a gene encoding homeobox protein Nkx-2.2a isoform X1: MSLTNTKTGFSVKDILDLPDTNDEDGSITGAEEDTEGSETTSTTKTTGVLVQSPLENVQNLPLKNPFYDSSDNPYTRWLATTDSIQYSLFLPFLAAVHGLSASSQDSAKSPEPSADDESPDNDKETSSSGGSDSGKKRKRRVLFSKAQTYELERRFRQQRYLSAPEREHLASLIRLTPTQVKIWFQNHRYKMKRARAEKGMEVTHLPSPRRVAVPVLVRDGKPCHTLKAQDLAATFQAGIPFSAYSAQSLQHMQYNAQYSAAATPQFPTAHHLVQTQQWTW
- the nkx2.2a gene encoding homeobox protein Nkx-2.2a isoform X2: MSLTNTKTGFSVKDILDLPDTNDEDGSITGAEEDTEGSETTSTTKTTGVLVQSPLENVQNLPLKNPFYDSSDNPYTRWLATTDSIQYSLHGLSASSQDSAKSPEPSADDESPDNDKETSSSGGSDSGKKRKRRVLFSKAQTYELERRFRQQRYLSAPEREHLASLIRLTPTQVKIWFQNHRYKMKRARAEKGMEVTHLPSPRRVAVPVLVRDGKPCHTLKAQDLAATFQAGIPFSAYSAQSLQHMQYNAQYSAAATPQFPTAHHLVQTQQWTW